One genomic region from Nitrospirota bacterium encodes:
- the cobD gene encoding threonine-phosphate decarboxylase CobD, with translation MTTHGGNIYSLSETLRIPERKVIDFSASINPLGVSKKIKAGLRKDLKYLTNYPDPDCHRLRRHLSRHLGIPDNNIICGNGSTELIYLVVRGLRPEKVLITAPAFSEYERAVITSGNSADITIRFLPLREEANFGIDTESFIESMQGCQMAFLCNPNNPTAQLLPRADITRIASAARDLKCFLVVDEAFIDFIPEESVVSEVPGNPYLIVLRSMTKFYALSGLRLGFGILPAETAERLLVLKEPWTVNSLAQRAGIIALKDRVYKKATFEYISKEKLFMEKGLKGAGIHFYPSPVNFYLLKHHRSEEIVLALRRKGILVRDCSNFRGLEKGFFRIAVKTHRDNALLIKELKRLL, from the coding sequence ATGACAACTCATGGTGGAAATATATATAGTCTTTCCGAGACCTTAAGGATACCGGAGAGAAAGGTAATCGACTTCAGCGCCTCTATTAATCCGTTAGGGGTGTCAAAAAAGATAAAGGCAGGCCTGAGAAAAGACCTGAAATACCTCACCAACTATCCGGACCCGGACTGTCACCGCCTCAGACGGCATCTCTCAAGACACCTCGGCATTCCTGACAACAATATAATCTGCGGCAACGGAAGCACTGAGCTGATCTATCTCGTTGTGCGGGGACTCAGACCAGAGAAGGTGTTAATTACCGCCCCCGCATTCTCAGAGTATGAAAGGGCGGTTATAACCTCGGGCAATTCCGCTGATATCACAATCAGGTTTTTGCCTCTCAGGGAAGAGGCAAATTTCGGGATTGATACAGAGAGTTTTATAGAGTCCATGCAGGGGTGTCAGATGGCCTTTCTCTGTAACCCGAACAACCCTACCGCACAACTGCTCCCCAGAGCGGATATTACAAGGATTGCCTCTGCAGCAAGGGACTTGAAGTGTTTTCTTGTTGTTGATGAGGCATTCATTGATTTCATACCAGAGGAGAGCGTTGTCTCAGAGGTTCCTGGAAATCCCTACCTCATTGTTCTGAGGTCAATGACAAAGTTCTATGCCCTGAGCGGCTTACGCCTTGGATTCGGCATCCTGCCGGCTGAGACAGCCGAAAGGCTCTTGGTCCTGAAGGAGCCATGGACCGTCAACAGCCTCGCACAGAGGGCCGGCATCATAGCACTGAAAGACAGGGTTTATAAAAAGGCCACTTTCGAATATATCAGCAAAGAAAAGCTCTTTATGGAGAAAGGTCTGAAAGGGGCCGGAATCCACTTTTATCCCTCCCCTGTAAACTTCTATCTCCTGAAACATCACAGGTCTGAAGAAATTGTCCTGGCCCTTCGCAGAAAGGGAATACTCGTAAGGGACTGCAGTAACTTCAGGGGGCTTGAGAAAGGATTCTTCCGTATTGCAGTCAAGACCCACAGGGATAACGCCTTGCTGATTAAGGAATTGAAGAGACTGCTATAG
- a CDS encoding peptidylprolyl isomerase, whose protein sequence is MKTLAKFFLILLVIAGCSKTPVESKAPSDYIAKVDGAYIMEKDLKKQFNALPDFMKTIYNNAEGKKKLADELVKKELIYLEAKKQGLDKSPEYLEKLKEFQKLSLISMLLTKEIEEKAKVTEEDVKKYYDTHPDEFSSDQARASHILVSTKEEADSLLKRLKAGEDFAALAEKNSIDKGSAAKGGDLGFFGRGQMVPEFEKAVFSMKKGEISEPVKTQFGYHIIKLTDLKKGEKAEFDKVKESLSKKLLTEKRRAAFDGYIEKLKNSYKVELNEDKLKDMKLTDQK, encoded by the coding sequence ATGAAAACATTAGCCAAATTTTTCTTAATCCTGTTAGTTATTGCAGGATGTTCAAAAACACCTGTTGAGAGCAAGGCCCCATCAGACTATATTGCAAAGGTTGACGGCGCTTACATCATGGAGAAAGACCTTAAAAAACAGTTTAACGCCCTGCCAGACTTTATGAAGACAATCTATAACAATGCAGAGGGGAAGAAGAAACTTGCAGATGAACTCGTAAAGAAGGAACTCATCTACCTTGAGGCCAAGAAGCAGGGACTTGACAAGTCACCGGAGTACCTGGAAAAGCTCAAGGAGTTTCAGAAGTTAAGCCTGATAAGCATGCTCCTCACAAAAGAGATTGAAGAGAAAGCAAAGGTAACGGAAGAAGACGTAAAGAAATATTACGATACTCACCCCGATGAATTCTCATCAGACCAGGCAAGGGCAAGTCATATCCTGGTAAGCACTAAAGAGGAGGCCGACAGCCTGTTGAAGAGGCTGAAGGCAGGCGAGGACTTTGCCGCCCTCGCCGAGAAAAACTCTATAGACAAGGGCTCGGCAGCCAAGGGTGGAGACCTTGGATTTTTCGGAAGGGGACAGATGGTTCCTGAATTCGAAAAGGCCGTCTTCTCAATGAAAAAAGGCGAGATAAGTGAGCCGGTAAAGACCCAATTCGGTTATCATATTATCAAACTGACTGACCTGAAAAAGGGAGAGAAGGCTGAGTTTGACAAGGTTAAAGAGAGTTTATCAAAAAAACTGCTCACGGAAAAACGGCGGGCAGCATTTGACGGTTACATTGAAAAACTGAAGAACTCATATAAAGTGGAACTTAATGAGGATAAGCTGAAGGATATGAAATTAACCGACCAAAAGTGA
- the glyS gene encoding glycine--tRNA ligase subunit beta, which yields MYFQEIIMNLNKYWADRGCLLLQPYDVEVGAGTFHPATFLRVLGPEPWRVAYVEPSRRPTDGRYGENPNRLQHYYQYQVILKPSPLDSQDIYLESLRALGLDPVKHDIRFVEDDWESPTLGAWGLGWEVWLDGMEITQFTYFQQVGGIDLRPVSVEITYGLERIAMYIQGVDSVFDIQWAEGIRYGELHHQEEVEFSKFNFDYADIDLLRRLFDDYEKESKRLIDYGLVLPSYEFCLKCSHVFNLLDARGAFSVTERTGYMARVRGLAKVVAESYFRQREEMGFPLRQLKIEDGESKIEEKEELSIINSQSSIADHQSLVFEIGAEEIPARFLPGMISQLKNLCEEALTGLSIEFSEIQVYGTPRRLSLILRGLPQRQASVRKVVFGPPKNVAFDEKGAPTRAATGFAVSQGVDVESLKIEKKGKGEYVVAIIEKEGRPVRDLLPDILKKITHSLHFPKSMRWGDGSFRFVRPVHWILAVMDGDVVDLEIDGLRSGNRTWGHRFLSPGSIEIHNADEYISLLEESFVVVDQARRREEIRESVNRLSEATGGRAVEDEVLIETVTFLVEYPNAVPCLFSEEYLTLPKELLITVMRDHQKYFAVERGDGTLLNRFVVVSNTGRENEGAVRSGAERVIRARFDDARFYYEDDLKRPLSDRLEELKRVTFQEKLGSLYDKVQRVCRVASGLSVLVPHASEKVKRAALLSKSDLITGVVREFPELQGLMGKYYALHWGEDAEVAEAIYEQYLPTHAGGDLPSTDTGAILSIADRIDNVVTFFSIGLKPSGSEDPFALRRQALGIISLLIKRGFAINLAGLLQIVFEEPGKTDFANADTLKEEVLDFFLQRLEHLFISEGYAHDTVQAVVEKAKTLPLVRVKEIMDAVESFKKEPVYNETLIALKRVFNILKGIREPLAGEVDEGLFMHEEEKVLYQRAREIADEVKGSVEGFDYRNALLLIGGLRGPINDFFDNVLVMDKDERVRLNRLCLLAMINRIASGFMDIYRLQEL from the coding sequence ATGTATTTTCAGGAAATAATAATGAATTTAAATAAATACTGGGCTGACAGGGGCTGTCTCCTGCTTCAGCCCTATGATGTTGAGGTGGGGGCAGGGACCTTCCATCCCGCAACGTTTCTGCGTGTCCTGGGTCCGGAACCGTGGAGGGTTGCTTATGTTGAACCCTCACGCAGGCCTACGGATGGGCGTTATGGCGAAAACCCCAACAGGCTGCAACACTACTACCAGTATCAGGTCATATTAAAGCCATCACCGCTTGACAGCCAGGATATCTATCTTGAGAGTCTCAGGGCACTGGGGCTTGATCCCGTGAAACATGACATCCGGTTTGTTGAAGACGATTGGGAGTCTCCCACACTCGGAGCCTGGGGACTTGGTTGGGAGGTATGGCTTGACGGAATGGAGATTACTCAGTTTACGTACTTTCAGCAGGTTGGAGGTATTGACCTCAGGCCGGTTTCTGTAGAGATTACATATGGGCTTGAGAGAATCGCCATGTATATTCAGGGGGTTGACAGTGTTTTCGATATTCAATGGGCTGAGGGGATAAGGTACGGTGAGCTTCATCATCAGGAAGAGGTGGAGTTTTCGAAGTTTAATTTCGATTATGCGGATATAGACCTTTTGAGAAGGCTCTTTGATGATTACGAGAAGGAGTCAAAGAGGTTGATCGATTACGGCCTTGTCCTTCCGTCGTACGAATTCTGTCTGAAGTGTTCCCATGTCTTCAATCTCCTTGATGCAAGGGGGGCCTTTTCAGTGACTGAGAGGACCGGGTACATGGCAAGGGTCAGGGGACTGGCGAAGGTTGTTGCAGAGTCGTATTTCAGGCAGCGTGAGGAGATGGGGTTTCCCCTCCGGCAATTGAAGATTGAGGACGGGGAATCGAAGATTGAAGAAAAAGAAGAATTGTCAATTATCAATAGTCAATCGTCAATCGCCGATCATCAGTCCCTTGTTTTTGAGATAGGGGCTGAGGAGATTCCGGCGAGGTTTTTGCCCGGCATGATCTCTCAATTAAAAAACCTCTGCGAGGAGGCCTTAACCGGGCTCTCCATTGAATTCAGCGAGATTCAGGTTTATGGCACACCAAGGAGGTTGAGCCTTATACTGAGGGGATTACCTCAGAGGCAGGCCAGCGTCAGGAAGGTTGTCTTTGGTCCACCAAAAAATGTTGCCTTTGATGAAAAAGGGGCACCGACCAGGGCTGCCACAGGTTTTGCAGTCTCCCAGGGGGTTGATGTGGAGAGCCTGAAGATTGAGAAAAAGGGAAAAGGTGAATATGTTGTTGCAATAATTGAGAAGGAGGGGAGACCCGTAAGGGACCTCCTTCCTGATATACTTAAAAAAATCACCCATTCCCTGCACTTTCCGAAATCGATGAGGTGGGGTGATGGCAGTTTCAGGTTTGTGAGGCCGGTACACTGGATACTTGCCGTTATGGACGGAGATGTTGTTGACCTTGAGATAGACGGACTTCGGAGCGGCAACAGGACATGGGGGCACAGGTTCCTCAGTCCGGGTTCCATAGAGATTCACAATGCAGATGAATATATAAGTCTCCTTGAAGAGAGTTTTGTGGTTGTTGACCAGGCGCGGAGGAGAGAAGAGATAAGGGAGTCAGTAAACAGGCTTTCGGAGGCAACCGGCGGCAGGGCGGTTGAGGATGAGGTGCTGATCGAGACCGTAACCTTCCTCGTGGAATACCCGAATGCCGTTCCATGTCTCTTCTCCGAAGAGTATCTGACGCTTCCAAAAGAGCTTTTAATTACGGTTATGAGGGACCATCAGAAATATTTTGCCGTAGAGCGTGGTGACGGAACCCTGTTGAACCGGTTTGTGGTTGTCAGTAACACAGGGCGGGAAAATGAAGGGGCTGTCCGGAGCGGAGCGGAGCGGGTTATAAGGGCAAGGTTTGATGATGCAAGGTTTTATTATGAGGATGACCTGAAGAGGCCGCTCAGCGACAGGCTGGAAGAATTAAAGCGGGTTACCTTTCAGGAAAAACTTGGCAGCCTCTACGACAAGGTGCAGAGGGTTTGCAGGGTGGCAAGCGGGCTCTCAGTGCTTGTGCCGCATGCATCAGAGAAGGTAAAGAGGGCCGCACTGCTTTCAAAGTCTGATTTGATAACCGGAGTGGTAAGGGAGTTTCCGGAACTTCAGGGACTGATGGGAAAATACTATGCACTGCATTGGGGAGAAGATGCAGAGGTTGCAGAGGCAATTTATGAGCAGTACCTTCCGACTCATGCAGGGGGAGACCTTCCGTCTACTGACACAGGTGCAATCCTCAGTATTGCTGACCGTATTGATAACGTGGTGACATTCTTCTCTATCGGTCTGAAGCCGAGTGGTTCCGAGGACCCGTTTGCCCTGCGGAGGCAGGCGCTTGGCATTATATCTCTCTTGATAAAGAGGGGGTTTGCCATAAACCTTGCAGGGCTGCTGCAGATAGTGTTTGAGGAACCCGGGAAGACGGACTTTGCCAACGCTGATACATTAAAAGAGGAGGTGCTCGACTTTTTCCTCCAGAGGCTTGAACACCTCTTTATTTCAGAAGGCTACGCCCACGATACAGTGCAGGCAGTAGTGGAGAAAGCAAAAACCCTTCCCCTTGTCAGGGTGAAGGAGATAATGGATGCCGTGGAGTCGTTTAAAAAGGAGCCGGTTTATAATGAGACGCTGATTGCCCTTAAAAGGGTATTTAATATATTGAAGGGTATCAGGGAGCCCCTTGCAGGTGAGGTTGATGAAGGTCTTTTTATGCACGAAGAGGAAAAGGTGCTCTATCAGAGGGCCAGGGAGATAGCCGATGAGGTAAAGGGGAGTGTTGAAGGATTTGACTATCGTAATGCCTTGTTGTTAATCGGCGGTCTTAGAGGGCCGATAAATGATTTCTTTGATAATGTCCTTGTGATGGACAAGGATGAACGTGTAAGGCTGAACCGTCTATGCCTCCTTGCAATGATAAACCGTATAGCTTCAGGGTTTATGGATATTTATAGATTGCAGGAATTGTGA
- the gcvH gene encoding glycine cleavage system protein GcvH: protein MNFPDDLKYHREHTWVKVSGKKATVGITDYAQDALGDIVYIDLPEIDAEIAKDSEFSEIESTKATSSVIAPVSGTIIEVNEDLEESPEIINEDPYGKGWIAVLELTDPSELDDLLDAADYEKYVEEEAK from the coding sequence ATGAACTTTCCGGATGATCTCAAATACCACAGGGAGCATACGTGGGTCAAAGTTTCCGGCAAAAAGGCGACTGTCGGGATAACGGATTATGCACAGGATGCCCTTGGGGATATTGTTTATATCGACCTTCCCGAAATTGATGCAGAGATAGCAAAGGACTCGGAGTTTTCAGAGATCGAGTCTACCAAGGCAACTTCTTCGGTAATAGCCCCTGTGTCGGGAACAATAATTGAAGTGAACGAGGACCTCGAGGAGTCCCCCGAGATAATTAACGAGGACCCTTACGGTAAAGGCTGGATAGCGGTGCTTGAGCTGACAGATCCCTCTGAGCTTGATGACCTGCTTGACGCTGCTGATTATGAGAAGTACGTTGAAGAGGAGGCAAAATGA
- the lpdA gene encoding dihydrolipoyl dehydrogenase codes for MRLLVLGAGPGGYVAALKAAQLGAEVIVVEDTEVGGTCLNRGCIPTKALVASAEAIHKAKNLKAFGVDVSGEIVPNLSRIMERKDKIVSTQVKGIRSLFRSWGVTLIEGKGMLLTPEKVEIEKKDGSVEIVEADRIIIATGSKPAQIPIFPFDGEHILSSDDALNIKSIPKSLIIVGAGVIGCEFACIFRELGTEVTMVEMMPGAISTEDPEIARLLEKELKKRKIKLLTEVKVERVEGHHDGIHVGLAGGRELVAEKLLVSIGRSLNTEGIGLEAIGIKKGSRGEIEVNEHMETNIEGIYAIGDVTGGILLAHVASKEGTVAAYNACGIEKTIDYSVVPAAIFTSPEIASVGLREDQASEKGIDYITGHFQFRALGKAHAMGEISGFVKVIADKDTDRLLGVHIIGPHASDLIHEAAVAIKAGLKVRDIADTIHAHPTLSEGLMEAAEDVHGEAIHVPRPK; via the coding sequence ATGAGGCTTTTGGTCCTTGGAGCAGGTCCCGGAGGCTATGTTGCAGCTTTAAAGGCAGCTCAGCTTGGTGCAGAGGTTATAGTTGTGGAGGACACAGAGGTTGGCGGCACTTGCCTGAACAGGGGGTGCATCCCTACCAAGGCGCTGGTGGCCTCGGCCGAAGCAATACACAAGGCGAAGAATCTTAAAGCCTTCGGGGTGGACGTCTCTGGAGAGATTGTTCCCAATCTTTCCAGGATTATGGAGAGGAAAGACAAGATCGTCTCAACCCAGGTGAAGGGTATCCGTTCACTCTTCAGGAGTTGGGGAGTAACCCTGATAGAGGGGAAGGGGATGCTCCTTACACCCGAGAAGGTGGAGATAGAGAAGAAGGACGGCTCTGTGGAGATTGTTGAGGCAGACAGGATTATCATAGCAACCGGTTCAAAGCCTGCCCAGATACCCATATTTCCTTTTGACGGAGAACATATCCTTTCAAGTGATGATGCTCTGAACATAAAATCCATACCAAAGAGCCTGATCATTGTGGGAGCCGGGGTTATCGGGTGTGAGTTTGCCTGCATATTCAGGGAGCTTGGCACAGAGGTCACGATGGTGGAGATGATGCCCGGCGCAATTTCCACTGAGGACCCTGAAATAGCCAGGCTGCTGGAGAAAGAACTGAAGAAGAGAAAGATAAAACTCCTGACCGAAGTGAAGGTGGAGAGGGTTGAGGGGCACCATGACGGTATTCATGTCGGTCTTGCAGGCGGCAGGGAACTCGTGGCCGAAAAACTGCTTGTGTCAATCGGGAGGTCTCTCAATACGGAAGGCATTGGACTTGAAGCGATAGGCATCAAAAAGGGAAGCAGGGGTGAGATAGAAGTCAATGAGCATATGGAGACAAATATTGAAGGTATATATGCCATAGGAGATGTCACAGGGGGAATCCTTCTTGCCCATGTGGCATCAAAGGAAGGAACCGTTGCGGCATATAATGCCTGCGGGATAGAGAAGACGATTGATTACTCCGTAGTTCCTGCTGCTATATTTACATCACCCGAGATTGCCTCCGTCGGGCTCAGGGAGGACCAGGCATCGGAGAAGGGGATAGATTACATCACAGGTCACTTTCAGTTCAGGGCGCTTGGAAAGGCCCATGCCATGGGAGAGATATCCGGATTTGTAAAGGTTATTGCAGATAAGGATACAGACAGACTACTGGGAGTTCATATCATCGGACCCCATGCCTCTGATCTTATCCATGAAGCGGCAGTTGCCATAAAGGCGGGACTGAAGGTCAGGGATATTGCAGATACAATACACGCCCATCCTACCCTGTCGGAAGGGCTTATGGAGGCTGCTGAAGATGTCCATGGAGAAGCCATACATGTTCCCAGGCCTAAATAG